The proteins below are encoded in one region of Equus przewalskii isolate Varuska chromosome 1, EquPr2, whole genome shotgun sequence:
- the FOXI2 gene encoding forkhead box protein I2 — MSFGAEPPAQARERLDMAAYCDGSGVCPAQHSQAGAAAHPAGYARGDVAAAGGGPRLWLNAAALSPAPYAPGPGPAPPYASPGYAAPGPLLGAPGGLAGADLAWLSLSGQQELLRLVRPPYSYSALIAMAIQSAPLRKLTLSQIYQYVAGNFPFYKRSKAGWQNSIRHNLSLNDCFKKVPRDEDDPGKGNYWTLDPNCEKMFDNGNFRRKRKRRGEASVAAPSGARSPGGAKGPELESLGAASPDLQASPSPPVPEAATCFSGFASAMGALAGGLGTFPGGLAGDFSFGRPTTVAAHGSHTPSPAPGFAAGHQTAATGFHVGHLVYSREGTEV; from the exons ATGAGCTTCGGCGCGGAGCCGCCCGCCCAGGCCCGGGAGCGGCTCGATATGGCCGCGTACTGCGACGGCTCAGGTGTCTGCCCGGCCCAGCACAGCCAGGCCGGGGCCGCCGCGCACCCCGCGGGCTACGCGCGTGGGGATGTGGCCGCGGCGGGTGGCGGCCCGCGCCTGTGGCTGAATGCAGCTGCTCTCAGCCCCGCGCCCTACGCGCCGGGCCCCGGACCCGCGCCCCCGTACGCGTCCCCCGGCTACGCGGCCCCGGGCCCACTCCTGGGCGCCCCGGGCGGCCTGGCGGGTGCCGACCTCGCGTGGCTAAGCCTCTCGGGCCAGCAGGAGCTGCTGAGACTGGTGCGGCCGCCCTACTCGTACTCGGCGCTCATCGCCATGGCCATCCAGAGCGCGCCGCTGCGGAAGCTGACGCTCAGCCAGATCTACCAGTACGTGGCCGGCAACTTCCCCTTCTACAAGCGCAGCAAGGCGGGATGGCAGAACTCCATCCGCCACAACCTGTCGCTCAACGACTGCTTCAAGAAGGTGCCGCGCGACGAGGACGACCCAG GTAAAGGCAATTACTGGACCTTGGACCCAAACTGCGAGAAGATGTTCGACAACGGGAACTTCCGAAGGAAAAGGAAGCGGAGAGGGGAGGCGAGCGTGGCCGCCCCCTCGGGTGCCCGGAGTCCAGGAGGGGCCAAGGGTCCTGAGCTGGAGTCCCTGGGCGCGGCCTCCCCGGACCTGCAGGCCTCGCCCTCCCCGCCCGTGCCCGAGGCTGCCACCTGCTTCTCGGGTTTCGCCTCGGCCATGGGCGCCCTGGCCGGCGGTCTTGGTACCTTCCCCGGGGGCCTGGCTGGCGACTTTTCTTTCGGGAGACCGACGACGGTCGCCGCCCACGGCTCCCACACCCCCAGCCCCGCGCCCGGCTTTGCCGCTGGCCATCAGACGGCGGCCACCGGCTTCCACGTCGGCCACTTGGTCTACAGTCGGGAAGGGACCGAAGTTTGA